A single region of the Streptomyces sp. AM 4-1-1 genome encodes:
- a CDS encoding aspartate-semialdehyde dehydrogenase: protein MKVGIVGATGQVGTVMRRILAERNFPADELRLFASARSAGSTIEWQGREITVEDASTADYTGLDIVLFSAGGATSKALAEKVAAQGAVVIDNSSAWRRDPEVPLVVSEVNPHAVRNRPKGIIANPNCTTMAAMPVLRPLHDEAGLEALTVATYQAVSGSGVAGVAELHGQVSKVVAEADRLTHDGEAVSFPEPAVYKRPIAFNVLPLAGSIVDDGSYETDEEQKLRNESRKILEIPGLKVSGTCVRVPVFSGHSLQVNARFARPIGVERAYELLKAAPGVELSDIPTPLQAAGKDASFVGRVRVDETVENGLALFVSNDNLRKGAALNAVQIAELVAAELTNG from the coding sequence GTGAAGGTCGGAATCGTCGGAGCCACCGGTCAGGTCGGCACAGTCATGCGCAGGATTCTGGCCGAGCGGAACTTCCCGGCCGACGAACTGCGGCTCTTCGCCTCCGCACGCTCCGCGGGCTCCACCATCGAGTGGCAGGGACGCGAGATCACCGTCGAGGACGCCTCCACGGCCGACTACACCGGTCTGGACATCGTGCTGTTCTCCGCGGGCGGCGCCACCTCGAAGGCGCTCGCCGAGAAGGTCGCCGCCCAGGGCGCCGTCGTGATCGACAACTCCTCCGCGTGGCGCAGGGACCCCGAGGTGCCGCTCGTCGTCTCCGAGGTCAACCCGCACGCGGTCCGGAACCGTCCCAAGGGCATCATCGCCAACCCGAACTGCACGACGATGGCCGCGATGCCGGTGCTGCGCCCGCTGCACGACGAGGCCGGCCTGGAGGCGCTGACGGTCGCCACGTACCAGGCGGTGTCCGGTTCCGGTGTGGCCGGGGTGGCCGAGCTGCACGGTCAGGTGTCGAAGGTCGTCGCCGAGGCCGACCGGCTCACCCATGACGGCGAGGCCGTGAGCTTCCCCGAGCCCGCCGTCTACAAGCGCCCGATCGCCTTCAACGTGCTGCCGCTGGCCGGTTCGATCGTGGACGACGGTTCGTACGAGACGGACGAGGAGCAGAAGCTCCGCAACGAGTCCCGCAAGATCCTGGAGATCCCCGGCCTCAAGGTGTCCGGCACCTGCGTCCGGGTCCCGGTCTTCTCCGGTCACTCGCTCCAGGTCAACGCCCGCTTCGCCCGCCCCATCGGGGTCGAGCGCGCCTACGAGCTGCTGAAGGCCGCCCCCGGGGTCGAGCTGTCCGACATCCCGACCCCGCTCCAGGCGGCCGGGAAGGACGCCTCGTTCGTGGGACGCGTCCGGGTCGACGAGACCGTGGAGAACGGCCTCGCGCTGTTCGTCTCGAACGACAACCTGCGCAAGGGCGCGGCGCTGAACGCGGTGCAGATCGCGGAGCTGGTCGCGGCGGAGCTGACGAACGGCTGA
- a CDS encoding S8 family serine peptidase, with product MLMTKESPGSIPGARRAARIAAAAGLVTALAATGAAPVFAADDPANAPVKPAATSDRTDKLGSADADVLAKAEAKGEKNITMMVATAPGATAQVARQLDAVKGSVVGRTYDKLGYVRATVPTATAEATIKAAQKLPSVHGIDLKQEIMLDDPTPAADRATGAKTQAKVTGSYPAPGKKTAAKNPYNPSFETGAVDFVQQHAKFDGRGVTIGILDSGVDLGHPALQKTSTGERKIVDWVTATDPVSDGDGTWLRMTTSVSGPAFSVNGRTYSAPKGSYKFGLFAEAATKGGDMAGDLNRDGDTTDVWGVLYDPVTGTTRVDLNDDANFSNDAVMKPYKDKHQIGYFGTDNPRTEVVERIPFVVETRKDVVYDAAGTKADFVNIGVIESEHGTHVAGITSANGLFGGKMNGAAPGAQIVSSRACTWSGGCTNIALTEGMIDLVVNRGVDVVNMSIGGLPPLNDGNNARAELYKRLIDTYGVQLVISAGNDGPGLNTIGDPGLADHVISVGATISKESWAANYGSNVTKAYDMMPFSSRGPREDGGFAPTLSAPGSAINTTQTWLPGSPVKEAGYSLPAGYSMLQGTSMASPQAAGATALLLSAAKQKNIDLAPADLRTALTSTATKIKGVPAHAQGAGLINIVDAWKAIKNGATAHEYTVKAPVDTAIDFALKTPGFGTGLYDREGGAKVGKSKTYTVTVTRTTGPDRAVKHKLSWKNNDGTFTLSGGNTVSLPLDKPVDVKVQAKPGSAGVHSAILELDDSKTTGVDQQILTTVVAAQELAKPGYAFKASGTVQRNSSTSYFLNVPEGAKTLEVALSALRSGSQTRFISIHPYGVQMENSSTTNCYPNYDNPANTCRPDVRSYADPQPGVWEIEVEARRTSAYLDNPYKLEATLLGVSFDPAVQTLPEAKIGTPTAVAWTVKNSLAAIEGKLKGGSLGSAKVDRPSIATGEQRQTTVTIGEGVERLDVAIGSTADANADLDLYVYKGSAVAGQSTTAGSEESVSLVKPAAGTYTIVVDGYSVTTGTTAYDYRDVYYSPSLGSMKVDESKTVKLANGASAKVGADVVVAGAAPEGRQFFGEVQLVNARGTAAGAGSVVIGKVTP from the coding sequence ATGCTGATGACCAAGGAATCCCCCGGCTCCATACCCGGAGCAAGACGTGCGGCCCGAATAGCCGCGGCCGCCGGCCTGGTGACAGCGCTCGCCGCCACCGGCGCCGCCCCGGTGTTCGCCGCCGACGATCCGGCCAACGCCCCCGTCAAGCCCGCCGCCACGAGCGACAGGACGGACAAGCTGGGTTCGGCCGACGCGGACGTCCTGGCGAAGGCCGAGGCCAAGGGCGAGAAGAACATCACGATGATGGTCGCCACCGCGCCCGGTGCGACCGCGCAGGTCGCCCGTCAACTGGACGCCGTCAAGGGCTCCGTGGTGGGACGGACGTACGACAAGCTCGGATACGTGCGGGCGACCGTGCCGACCGCCACCGCCGAGGCGACGATCAAGGCGGCGCAGAAGCTGCCGTCCGTCCATGGCATCGATCTCAAGCAGGAGATCATGCTGGACGACCCGACGCCGGCCGCGGACCGGGCGACCGGTGCCAAGACGCAGGCCAAGGTGACCGGCAGCTACCCGGCGCCCGGCAAGAAGACCGCCGCGAAGAACCCGTACAACCCGTCCTTCGAGACGGGCGCCGTCGACTTCGTGCAGCAGCACGCGAAGTTCGACGGCCGCGGTGTGACCATCGGCATCCTGGACTCGGGGGTCGACCTCGGTCACCCGGCGCTCCAGAAGACCAGCACCGGCGAGCGCAAGATCGTCGACTGGGTGACCGCGACCGACCCGGTGAGCGACGGCGACGGCACCTGGCTGCGGATGACGACCTCCGTGTCCGGCCCGGCGTTCAGCGTCAACGGCCGTACGTACAGCGCCCCGAAGGGCTCGTACAAGTTCGGTCTGTTCGCCGAGGCCGCCACCAAGGGCGGCGACATGGCGGGCGACCTCAACCGCGACGGTGACACCACCGACGTGTGGGGCGTGCTCTACGACCCGGTCACCGGCACCACCCGGGTCGACCTGAACGACGACGCGAACTTCTCGAACGACGCCGTCATGAAGCCGTACAAGGACAAGCACCAGATCGGCTACTTCGGTACGGACAACCCGCGCACCGAGGTCGTCGAGCGCATCCCGTTCGTCGTCGAGACCCGTAAGGACGTCGTCTACGACGCGGCGGGCACCAAGGCCGACTTCGTCAACATCGGCGTCATCGAGAGCGAGCACGGCACGCACGTCGCGGGCATCACCTCCGCGAACGGCCTGTTCGGCGGCAAGATGAACGGCGCCGCGCCCGGCGCCCAGATCGTCTCCTCGCGCGCCTGCACCTGGTCCGGCGGCTGCACCAACATCGCGCTGACCGAGGGCATGATCGACCTCGTCGTGAACCGCGGTGTCGACGTCGTCAACATGTCGATCGGCGGCCTGCCGCCGCTGAACGACGGCAACAACGCCCGCGCCGAGCTGTACAAGCGGCTCATCGACACCTACGGCGTGCAGCTCGTCATCTCGGCGGGCAACGACGGCCCCGGCCTCAACACCATCGGTGACCCCGGCCTCGCCGACCACGTCATCTCCGTCGGAGCGACCATCTCCAAGGAGAGCTGGGCCGCCAACTACGGGTCGAACGTCACCAAGGCGTACGACATGATGCCGTTCTCCTCGCGCGGCCCGCGTGAGGACGGCGGCTTCGCGCCGACCCTCTCCGCGCCCGGTTCGGCGATCAACACCACCCAGACCTGGCTGCCCGGTTCGCCGGTCAAGGAGGCGGGTTACTCGCTGCCCGCCGGTTACTCGATGCTCCAGGGCACGTCGATGGCGTCCCCGCAGGCCGCCGGCGCGACCGCGCTGCTGCTGTCCGCCGCGAAGCAGAAGAACATCGACCTGGCCCCCGCCGATCTGCGCACCGCGCTGACCAGCACCGCCACCAAGATCAAGGGAGTGCCCGCGCACGCCCAGGGCGCCGGTCTGATCAACATCGTGGACGCCTGGAAGGCGATCAAGAACGGCGCCACCGCGCACGAGTACACCGTGAAGGCCCCGGTCGACACCGCGATCGACTTCGCGCTGAAGACCCCGGGCTTCGGCACCGGCCTGTACGACCGTGAGGGCGGTGCGAAGGTCGGCAAGAGCAAGACGTACACCGTCACCGTCACCCGCACCACGGGCCCGGACCGCGCCGTCAAGCACAAGCTGTCGTGGAAGAACAACGACGGCACCTTCACGCTGTCCGGCGGGAACACCGTCTCCCTGCCGCTCGACAAGCCGGTGGACGTCAAGGTCCAGGCGAAGCCCGGCAGCGCCGGCGTGCACAGCGCGATCCTGGAGCTGGACGACAGCAAGACCACCGGGGTCGACCAGCAGATCCTGACCACCGTGGTCGCGGCGCAGGAGCTGGCGAAGCCCGGCTACGCGTTCAAGGCGTCCGGCACCGTGCAGCGCAACAGCAGCACGTCGTACTTCCTGAACGTCCCGGAGGGCGCGAAGACCCTGGAGGTCGCGCTGAGCGCGCTCCGCTCGGGCAGCCAGACCCGGTTCATCTCCATCCACCCGTACGGGGTGCAGATGGAGAACAGCTCCACGACCAACTGCTACCCGAACTACGACAACCCGGCCAACACCTGCCGGCCCGACGTGCGCTCGTACGCGGACCCGCAGCCCGGCGTCTGGGAGATCGAGGTCGAGGCCCGCCGCACGTCGGCGTACCTGGACAACCCGTACAAGCTGGAGGCCACCCTCCTCGGTGTCTCCTTCGACCCGGCCGTGCAGACGCTGCCGGAGGCGAAGATCGGTACGCCGACCGCTGTCGCCTGGACGGTCAAGAACAGCCTCGCCGCCATCGAGGGCAAGCTGAAGGGCGGCTCGCTGGGCTCCGCGAAGGTCGACCGCCCGTCGATCGCGACCGGTGAGCAGCGGCAGACGACGGTCACCATCGGTGAGGGCGTCGAGCGTCTGGACGTCGCCATCGGCTCCACCGCCGACGCCAACGCCGACCTGGACCTGTACGTCTACAAGGGCAGCGCCGTGGCCGGCCAGTCGACCACGGCCGGTTCCGAGGAGTCGGTCAGCCTGGTGAAGCCCGCCGCCGGTACGTACACGATCGTCGTCGACGGCTACTCGGTCACCACCGGGACCACCGCGTACGACTACCGCGACGTGTACTACTCGCCGTCGCTCGGCTCGATGAAGGTCGACGAGTCGAAGACGGTGAAGCTGGCCAACGGCGCGTCGGCGAAGGTCGGCGCGGACGTCGTCGTCGCCGGGGCGGCCCCCGAGGGACGCCAGTTCTTCGGCGAGGTCCAGCTGGTGAACGCCCGGGGCACCGCGGCGGGCGCCGGCAGCGTCGTGATCGGGAAGGTCACGCCGTAA
- a CDS encoding XRE family transcriptional regulator, with translation MDDPIRHPLAYARQLHGNLSQSGLAVRMDQAARRHGLRSGADKQAISKWENWIKEPNMDSQLLIAEALDVLTDHVELLGWPYWLPGYDSPLPLGSAYTVQALREAQRTAMDRRNFMTFGAAALAGLSAQWASIEPDRLTTALDGKRVDPELVDWLEKTAAKLTSLPTEQRQHTAKLMDAHLVTVTDLIEPGNYAEATGRRLHLLAASLASTCGWHRFDQGRHYAAGKHWNAALTSAHAARDRDLGAGVLSDFAYQSIWLSDPPAAIEPLSQALIHTRHPTARSLLHLRRARAHAALGASADCHRDLAAAETALLTDAADPAPRWCSWMSSADLAVDSGQCMLDLGRTDEAHARIDEGMRLLPRTRDKTRGIFLTYEARSLLRAREVEQALVVTNESLALATRIGADRCVGLVRELIPAFKRYQQVDGVPELLERIRVA, from the coding sequence GTGGACGACCCGATCCGGCACCCCCTCGCGTACGCCCGCCAACTGCACGGCAACCTCTCGCAGTCAGGACTGGCCGTCCGCATGGATCAGGCCGCTCGTCGGCACGGGCTTCGCTCCGGCGCGGACAAGCAGGCGATCAGCAAGTGGGAGAACTGGATCAAGGAACCCAACATGGACTCCCAACTCCTGATCGCGGAGGCCCTTGACGTTCTGACCGATCATGTCGAGCTGCTTGGTTGGCCCTATTGGCTTCCGGGCTATGATTCCCCGCTGCCTCTGGGCTCCGCGTATACCGTCCAAGCACTTCGAGAGGCCCAAAGAACAGCGATGGATCGTCGCAACTTCATGACCTTCGGCGCTGCCGCACTGGCCGGCCTCTCAGCCCAATGGGCCTCGATCGAACCCGACAGGCTCACCACCGCCCTCGACGGCAAGCGCGTCGACCCGGAACTGGTCGACTGGTTGGAGAAGACCGCGGCGAAGCTCACTTCGCTGCCGACCGAACAGCGTCAGCACACAGCGAAGCTGATGGACGCCCACCTTGTCACCGTTACCGACCTCATCGAACCCGGTAACTACGCCGAGGCCACTGGCAGGCGGCTGCACCTGCTGGCCGCGTCACTGGCCAGCACCTGTGGCTGGCACCGCTTCGACCAGGGTCGGCACTACGCGGCGGGCAAGCACTGGAACGCTGCTCTGACAAGCGCGCACGCCGCTCGTGATCGCGACCTCGGCGCCGGGGTGCTGTCCGATTTCGCTTATCAGTCCATCTGGCTGAGTGACCCGCCGGCGGCCATCGAGCCGCTCAGCCAGGCTCTGATCCACACCCGGCACCCCACTGCCAGGTCTTTGCTGCATCTGCGCAGGGCCCGGGCTCACGCCGCACTCGGAGCGAGCGCGGACTGCCACCGCGACCTGGCTGCCGCCGAGACCGCGTTGCTGACTGACGCTGCCGATCCGGCGCCCCGCTGGTGTTCGTGGATGAGCTCGGCAGACCTGGCTGTGGACTCCGGCCAGTGCATGCTGGATCTCGGTCGCACCGACGAAGCTCACGCCCGGATCGACGAGGGCATGAGACTGCTGCCCAGGACCCGCGACAAGACACGCGGGATCTTCCTCACCTACGAGGCCCGCAGTCTCTTGCGGGCCCGCGAGGTCGAGCAAGCGCTGGTCGTCACCAACGAATCCCTCGCCCTCGCCACTCGTATCGGCGCTGATCGGTGTGTCGGCCTCGTACGTGAACTCATCCCGGCGTTCAAGCGCTACCAGCAGGTCGACGGAGTCCCCGAGTTACTGGAACGCATCCGGGTGGCCTGA
- a CDS encoding Gfo/Idh/MocA family oxidoreductase translates to MKRRAAIIGLGHQALEDHLPGLLGSSRAELVAVCDSDPNALRTQQEAHQVPAFTRAADLLDAVKPDFVIVAVPHHAGRSVIEECASRGVHVLKEKPFGTSPEEAHALAAICARGAVELMVTLQRRFNPIYTSVVQFLDQIGTPFLIDGQYTFHTDDPGAGWRGDVRQAGGGCIIDMGYHLVDLLLWYFGMPNRVMADFSTAAMPEGCYDAEDTAVIQLGYDTGLYGTVLLSRWMAPKTEKLHIVGTLGSVLLTKGQVQRLALDGSVVEELTRPQAPASAATAQIDHFCRVLDGERPNTSGPQQHLAHAAFIASCYRSKTAGRYINPKEMLCPAR, encoded by the coding sequence ATGAAACGACGTGCTGCGATCATCGGCCTCGGCCATCAGGCGCTCGAGGATCACCTGCCCGGCTTGCTCGGCTCCAGTAGGGCCGAGCTCGTCGCGGTCTGTGACAGTGATCCGAACGCCCTTCGCACCCAGCAGGAAGCGCACCAGGTCCCGGCGTTTACCCGCGCCGCCGACCTGCTGGACGCGGTGAAGCCCGACTTCGTGATCGTCGCAGTGCCGCACCACGCGGGCCGGTCCGTGATCGAGGAGTGCGCATCGCGGGGCGTGCACGTGCTCAAGGAGAAGCCTTTCGGCACCTCTCCCGAGGAAGCTCATGCACTCGCGGCGATCTGCGCGCGGGGGGCGGTGGAGTTGATGGTCACGCTCCAGCGGCGCTTCAACCCGATCTACACCTCGGTGGTGCAGTTCCTCGACCAGATCGGCACCCCTTTCCTGATCGACGGCCAGTACACGTTCCACACCGATGATCCCGGCGCCGGGTGGCGTGGAGACGTGAGACAAGCCGGTGGCGGCTGCATCATCGACATGGGCTACCACCTCGTCGATCTACTGCTGTGGTACTTCGGCATGCCCAACCGCGTCATGGCGGACTTCTCAACGGCCGCGATGCCAGAGGGTTGCTACGACGCCGAGGACACCGCCGTCATCCAACTCGGCTACGATACCGGCCTCTACGGCACGGTGCTCCTGTCGCGCTGGATGGCCCCGAAGACCGAGAAGCTGCACATCGTCGGGACCCTCGGCTCCGTGCTGTTGACGAAAGGGCAGGTCCAGCGGCTCGCCCTTGATGGCTCGGTGGTCGAGGAGCTGACCCGCCCGCAGGCCCCTGCCAGTGCGGCTACCGCCCAGATCGACCACTTCTGTCGGGTCCTGGACGGCGAGCGCCCCAACACCTCAGGCCCCCAGCAGCACCTCGCCCATGCCGCTTTCATCGCCTCCTGCTACCGGTCCAAGACGGCCGGACGTTACATCAACCCGAAGGAAATGCTGTGCCCAGCTCGTTAG